The Carettochelys insculpta isolate YL-2023 chromosome 18, ASM3395843v1, whole genome shotgun sequence genome window below encodes:
- the LOC142022664 gene encoding testis-specific serine/threonine-protein kinase 2-like, with the protein MDDAAVLQKRGYVLGINLGEGSYAKVKSAYSDRLKFNVAVKIINKKKAPHDFLERFLPREIEILAKVNHCSIIKTYEIFETSDGKIYIVMELGVQGDLLEFIKSRGAISEEVARKMFHQLSSAIKYCHDLDVVHRDLKCENLLLDKDFNVKLSDFGFSRRLTRDENGKLILSKTFCGSAAYAAPEVLQGIPYEPKIYDIWSLGVILFIMVCGSMPYDDSNIGKMLKIQKEHRVHFPKSKSLTVECKDLIYRMLQPDVARRLHIEEIFNHKWMQAPKPRAPSGAVFVKEGECSQHLRERTPEHKQELEPTREAKPERPDHKTELKVVPRLEVVPEAEGAVPKAEQAEVNDLADQMQRTRIKYSDD; encoded by the coding sequence ATGGATGACGCTGCAGTCCTGCAAAAGAGAGGCTATGTGTTGGGAATCAATCTGGGAGAAGGGTCATATGCAAAAGTGAAATCTGCCTACTCCGATCGACTGAAATTCAATGTGGCCGTGAAGATCATCAACAAGAAAAAGGCACCTCATGATTTCCTGGAAAGATTTCTCCCCAGGGAAATAGAGATTTTGGCCAAAGTCAATCATTGCTCGATTATCAAGACCTATGAGATTTTTGAGACCTCTGATGGCAAAATCTACATTGTGATGGAGCTTGGAGTACAAGGAGACTTGCTGGAGTTCATCAAGAGCAGAGGGGCCATCTCTGAGGAGGTAGCTCGCAAGATGTTTCACCAGCTGTCTTCTGCCATCAAATACTGCCACGACTTGGACGTGGTCCACAGAGATTTGAAATGTGAGAACCTCCTTCTAGACAAAGACTTTAATGTCAAACTCTCAGACTTCGGCTTTTCCAGACGATTGACACGAGATGAGAATGGCAAGCTTATTCTCAGTAAAACCTTCTGCGGctctgctgcatatgcagcccctGAGGTGTTACAAGGTATTCCCTATGAGCCTAAGATTTATGACATATGGAGTCTGGGTGTCATTCTGTTCATAATGGTCTGTGGCTCGATGCCATATGACGACTCAAACATTGGCAAAATGCTGAAGATTCAGAAAGAACACAGAGTGCACTTTCCCAAGTCTAAAAGCTTGACAGTTGAGTGCAAAGATCTTATTTACCGCATGCTGCAACCGGACGTGGCTCGGAGACTGCACATAGAGGAAATTTTTAATCACAAGTGGATGCAGGCACCGAAACCCAGAGCTCCTTCGGGAGCTGTGTTTGTAAAAGAGGGAGAATGTTCTCAACATCTCAGAGAGCGAACGCCGGAGCACAAACAGGAACTGGAACCCACTCGGGAAGCTAAGCCTGAGCGACCAGATCACAAAACGGAGTTAAAAGTAGTGCCCAGATTGGAGGTGGTACCGGAAGCAGAGGGTGCTGTTCCCAAAGCAGAGCAAGCTGAAGTTAATGACCTTGCAGATCAAATGCAAAGAACAAGGATCAAATATAGTGATGATTAA